In Arthrobacter sp. PAMC25284, a single genomic region encodes these proteins:
- a CDS encoding heme A synthase, giving the protein MSTASRSPRMASRITSRLPGTVNTAVRRLAVLSLIGQTVLVVTGGAVRLTASGLGCPTWPRCTADSLVNTPEMGIHGIIEFGNRLLTFALAAVAVMMLVYLWNLRRERRDLFLLALGLLASIPAQAIIGGITVLSGLNPWVVGLHFLVSMALVVLATLLVNRVYGRTGRAQTAELAALPGAARPVMMAVAVFAAVAVCLGVVVTGAGPHAGDANAPRNNLDWDLFSHIHAVPAYLVTAGALFGVYLVIRAGIRGPFRTGVLLLLGVTLLQAVIGFTQYYNGIPELLVGAHMLGAALLISAATNTADLARDSPVR; this is encoded by the coding sequence GTGAGTACGGCGTCACGTTCACCCCGGATGGCTTCCCGGATCACCTCCCGCCTGCCCGGCACGGTCAACACGGCAGTCAGGCGGCTGGCCGTGTTGTCCCTGATCGGCCAGACGGTCCTCGTGGTGACGGGCGGTGCCGTCCGTCTCACTGCTTCCGGCCTCGGCTGCCCGACCTGGCCGCGTTGCACCGCAGATTCACTCGTGAACACCCCGGAGATGGGGATCCACGGGATCATCGAGTTCGGCAACCGGCTTCTGACCTTTGCGCTGGCTGCCGTCGCGGTGATGATGTTGGTCTACCTGTGGAACCTCCGCCGGGAACGCCGTGATCTGTTCCTGCTGGCCCTGGGGCTGCTCGCCAGTATCCCCGCCCAGGCCATTATTGGCGGGATCACCGTCCTCTCCGGGCTGAACCCCTGGGTGGTGGGCCTGCACTTCCTGGTCTCCATGGCACTCGTTGTCCTGGCGACGCTGCTCGTCAACCGCGTATATGGCCGGACCGGCCGCGCGCAGACGGCCGAGCTTGCCGCCCTGCCGGGGGCAGCCCGGCCGGTGATGATGGCCGTCGCTGTCTTTGCCGCAGTGGCGGTCTGCCTCGGCGTCGTCGTGACCGGGGCCGGCCCCCATGCCGGCGATGCCAACGCCCCCCGCAACAATCTCGACTGGGACCTGTTCTCCCATATCCACGCCGTGCCCGCGTACCTGGTGACGGCCGGGGCGCTGTTCGGGGTGTACCTGGTGATTCGTGCCGGGATCCGCGGCCCGTTCCGGACCGGAGTGCTCCTCCTGTTGGGGGTCACCCTCCTGCAGGCCGTAATCGGGTTCACGCAGTACTACAACGGCATCCCGGAGTTGCTCGTCGGCGCGCACATGCTCGGCGCCGCCCTGCTCATCAGCGCCGCGACCAACACCGCAGACCTGGCCCGCGACAGCCCCGTGCGGTAA
- a CDS encoding ABC transporter permease: MTPVLGSAALGSAPAPLLRRILLQGKYETVTMLRNGEQLILAVVLPLLAMVGLTVTPLLDGLGASRINIAAPGILALCALSTAFTGQGIATGFDRRYGVLRFLSTTPLGRTGLIAGKVLAVLAVLFLQVIAVAAVAFVLGWEPNPAGWLPGLAMLVLGAAAFTALGLLVAGTVRPEATLAITNLLWILLGSLGGIVIPPERLPALAQAAAHLLPSGALGQALRDAFLHGSVNTAAVFVLLLWTAIAGGAAIRWFKWN, from the coding sequence ATGACCCCGGTTCTTGGAAGTGCTGCACTGGGCAGCGCCCCGGCACCGTTGCTGCGGCGGATCCTGCTGCAGGGCAAGTATGAAACCGTCACGATGCTGCGCAACGGAGAACAACTGATCCTGGCGGTCGTTCTGCCACTCCTCGCCATGGTGGGACTCACGGTGACGCCTTTGCTGGACGGGCTCGGCGCCAGCCGGATCAACATCGCAGCGCCGGGAATCCTGGCCCTGTGCGCCTTGTCCACCGCCTTCACCGGGCAGGGCATCGCTACCGGTTTTGACCGCCGGTACGGAGTTCTCCGCTTCCTCTCCACCACACCGCTGGGGCGCACGGGCCTGATCGCCGGCAAGGTGCTCGCCGTTCTGGCGGTCCTGTTCCTGCAGGTCATAGCGGTCGCGGCAGTGGCATTCGTGCTCGGGTGGGAACCCAATCCTGCCGGCTGGCTGCCGGGCCTTGCCATGCTGGTGCTGGGCGCGGCCGCCTTCACCGCGCTGGGATTGCTCGTCGCCGGGACCGTCCGGCCGGAGGCGACGCTGGCCATCACCAATTTGCTGTGGATCCTGCTGGGGTCCCTCGGCGGCATCGTCATCCCCCCTGAACGTTTGCCCGCGCTGGCGCAGGCAGCCGCGCATCTGCTCCCGTCCGGCGCGCTGGGACAGGCTCTGAGGGACGCGTTCCTGCATGGCAGCGTCAATACCGCTGCCGTGTTTGTCCTGCTGCTCTGGACGGCGATCGCCGGTGGGGCCGCAATCCGTTGGTTCAAATGGAATTGA
- a CDS encoding ABC transporter ATP-binding protein, which yields MRSPISPVLSISGLVKDVGPLPTLDGKMLRVVSGLSLVAGRGQVTALLGANGAGKTTTIECAQGLQKRTAGTISLLGQDPDTAGAALRSRVGVMLQDGGLPPSARPIPLLRHIAGMYQDPWPVEDLIRRLGIDAFSRTTVRRLSGGQKQRLALAAALVGKPEVLFLDEPSAGLDPQSRQMVFELISELRNRGMGIILTTHLMDDAQRLADYVYIIDAGRNVAEGTVAQLLRHELETGDGGPHIRTLLFEAEPGLDLTGVLPEAIEVRESRAGSYSATGALTPSDLAAVTAWWAVRGIMPSSMSLEARSLEDVFLDISGREIR from the coding sequence GTGCGATCCCCCATTTCCCCCGTTTTGTCCATTAGTGGGCTGGTCAAGGATGTTGGGCCGCTGCCCACCCTCGACGGCAAGATGCTGCGGGTGGTCAGCGGCCTTTCCCTCGTCGCCGGGCGCGGACAGGTCACGGCACTGCTTGGGGCCAACGGCGCGGGCAAAACCACCACCATCGAATGCGCCCAGGGACTGCAGAAGCGCACGGCCGGCACCATCAGCCTGCTCGGCCAGGATCCGGACACGGCGGGCGCGGCCCTGCGTTCCCGGGTAGGCGTCATGCTGCAGGACGGCGGGCTCCCGCCGTCGGCGCGCCCCATCCCCCTGTTGCGGCACATTGCCGGCATGTACCAGGACCCCTGGCCCGTCGAGGACCTGATCCGCCGCCTTGGAATTGACGCTTTCAGCCGCACCACCGTCCGCCGGCTGTCCGGCGGGCAGAAACAGCGCCTCGCCCTGGCCGCGGCCCTCGTCGGGAAACCCGAAGTGCTTTTCCTCGACGAACCAAGCGCCGGCCTGGACCCGCAGTCCCGCCAAATGGTTTTCGAGTTGATCTCCGAGCTGCGGAACCGCGGCATGGGCATCATCCTGACCACGCACCTGATGGACGACGCCCAGCGTCTGGCCGACTACGTCTACATCATCGATGCCGGCCGCAATGTCGCAGAGGGCACAGTCGCCCAGTTGTTGCGGCACGAGCTCGAGACCGGCGACGGCGGACCGCACATCAGGACCCTCCTGTTTGAAGCCGAGCCGGGCCTGGACCTGACCGGCGTCCTGCCCGAGGCCATCGAAGTCAGGGAATCCCGCGCAGGAAGCTATTCCGCCACCGGGGCGCTGACACCGTCGGATCTGGCGGCCGTCACGGCCTGGTGGGCAGTCCGCGGCATCATGCCCAGCTCCATGAGCCTTGAGGCACGCAGCCTTGAGGACGTCTTCCTGGACATCTCCGGAAGGGAGATCCGATGA
- a CDS encoding metalloregulator ArsR/SmtB family transcription factor, whose product MSIPTPARFSAHGSPHGTSADAPQVPVPSGTPAGSAAQPHDADERTRDRVLNAVLEHGPVSAAELGDLLGFTPAAVRRHLDQLSRRGVIEVKKANRAGAGAGRPARRYVLSSQGQSTLGDDYLDIATSALRRLDEMAGPDAVRQFAVERFAEMERRYAPEIDQAGPDIAARAQALSEALSRDGFVASAQSIEAKAPLPAALSSVQLCQGHCPIQHLAAQFPVFCDVETELFSRLVGVDVRRLSTLARGGHVCTTHIPTGRPAARGPHGPATPDSSVKVSNHLQERP is encoded by the coding sequence ATGAGTATCCCCACGCCTGCGCGGTTTTCTGCGCACGGCTCCCCGCACGGGACGTCGGCCGACGCCCCGCAGGTGCCGGTGCCGTCGGGAACCCCGGCTGGGAGTGCCGCCCAGCCGCACGATGCTGACGAACGCACCCGCGACCGTGTCCTCAATGCGGTGCTGGAACATGGCCCGGTCAGTGCCGCCGAACTTGGTGACCTGCTGGGTTTCACGCCCGCCGCCGTGCGCCGCCACCTGGACCAACTTTCGCGCCGTGGCGTCATCGAGGTTAAGAAAGCCAACCGGGCCGGAGCCGGCGCCGGGCGTCCCGCCCGCCGCTACGTCCTCAGCTCCCAGGGTCAGTCCACGCTCGGTGACGACTACCTGGACATCGCAACCTCCGCACTCCGGCGCCTGGATGAAATGGCCGGACCGGATGCAGTCCGGCAGTTCGCCGTCGAGCGTTTTGCGGAGATGGAACGCCGCTACGCACCCGAAATTGACCAGGCCGGCCCGGACATCGCGGCCCGCGCCCAGGCCTTGTCGGAGGCGCTGAGCCGTGACGGCTTCGTGGCGTCGGCGCAGTCCATCGAGGCCAAGGCGCCGCTGCCGGCGGCTCTTTCCAGCGTCCAGCTGTGCCAGGGGCACTGCCCCATCCAGCACCTGGCGGCACAGTTCCCGGTGTTCTGCGACGTCGAGACCGAGCTCTTTTCCCGGCTGGTCGGCGTCGACGTCCGGCGGCTGTCCACGCTCGCCCGCGGCGGGCATGTCTGCACCACCCACATACCTACTGGGCGCCCGGCGGCCAGGGGACCTCACGGTCCCGCAACCCCGGACTCCTCGGTCAAAGTATCCAACCATCTGCAAGAAAGGCCGTGA